A stretch of Lathyrus oleraceus cultivar Zhongwan6 chromosome 6, CAAS_Psat_ZW6_1.0, whole genome shotgun sequence DNA encodes these proteins:
- the LOC127091754 gene encoding histone H1-like → MTTEEPIVAVESVPEPIVTEPTTVTEPQVPEKEEPKAEVGKTKKKTKESKSKKASKPRNPASHPTYEEMIKDAIVSLKEKNGSSQYAIAKFIEEKQKQLPANFKKLLLQNLKKNVASGKLAKVKGSFKLSEAAKKPAVAKPKTKPAAKKAVKAKPVAKPKAKAVVKPKVASKAKSVTTKPKAAAKPKTVAKTKAAVKPKAKARPAKVAKTSTKTTPGKKVAVAKTAPKKAAGTKKAPVKSVKSPAKKASGVKRGGRK, encoded by the exons ATGACCACAGAAGAACCCATTGTTGCGGTGGAGTCGGTTCCCGAACCAATTGTCACCGAACCAACAACAGTTACCGAACCTCAGGTCCCGGAAAAGGAAGAGCCAAAGGCTGAAGTAGGGAAGACGAAGAAGAAAACCAAAGAATCGAAGTCTAAGAAAGCTTCCAAACCACGAAACCCTGCTTCACACCCTACTTATGAAGAG ATGATTAAGGATGCAATAGTGTCTCTGAAGGAGAAGAATGGTTCGAGCCAATATGCTATAGCGAAATTCATTGAGGAGAAACAGAAACAGCTTCCTGCTAACTTCAAGAAGCTATTGCTCCAAAACTTGAAGAAGAATGTTGCTTCTGGAAAACTTGCTAAGGTTAAAGGTTCATTCAAGCTTTCAGAAGCGGCTAAGAAGCCAGCAGTTGCCAAGCCGAAGACAAAGCCAGCTGCCAAGAAGGCTGTGAAAGCTAAGCCAGTGGCTAAGCCTAAAGCTAAAGCTGTTGTTAAGCCAAAGGTTGCTTCAAAGGCAAAATCTGTTACTACCAAGCCCAAAGCTGCTGCCAAGCCTAAAACTGTTGCTAAGACGAAAGCAGCTGTGAAACCAAAGGCCAAGGCAAGGCCTGCAAAGGTTGCAAAGACATCGACCAAGACGACGCCAGGAAAGAAAGTTGCTGTTGCGAAGACTGCGCCTAAGAAAGCTGCTGGTACAAAGAAAGCTCCGGTGAAGAGTGTGAAATCTCCAGCAAAGAAGGCTTCCGGTGTGAAGAGAGGAGGAAGGAAATGA